In Hemibagrus wyckioides isolate EC202008001 linkage group LG21, SWU_Hwy_1.0, whole genome shotgun sequence, the following proteins share a genomic window:
- the mon1bb gene encoding vacuolar fusion protein MON1 homolog B gives METTDSPVVTSLHQSDKNEMQSENNIDSITEVEDHMTLPRIERSKETKLLDTLTENNSNPRYLPVDIQKEEAVVFDVSETVKAPEDGGHEDSGEFVVAMLARGKLEEQDVCKRISPPILETSLEASTHWDEDVTAETWRQHRKHVFVLSEAGKPIYSRYGSEEALSSTMGVMMALVSFIQSGDNVIRSVYSDEHTVVFMQQGPLVLVSVSSTRQSEQQLRNELLYVYNQIVSMLTQASITRIFEHKKNYDLRRLLAGSEKILDGLLNLVDFDPSFLLSAVHCLPIASSFRDSLSQILQKAITPNLVFSILIAKNQLLTIAQEKMVIEDAKLDPSDLHLLLNLIGASSAFQAGEIWTPICLPSFNPDCYFYAYISYLDPPECTVCLLLLSTDNEAFYAVAECKRKIEEAMQAQNALTSIAKAQSYSVSQVGVSDLRHFMYKPFDVPDNHHQLTQFTSPEMEAPYDSEEEKMRLLDLYRDMHGRIHNTSRPLKLIYHVGLRETLLAWVTTKFELYTCFSPLVTKSCAINAITKLLRWVKKEEDRLFIRYPPKYSTTPNASKS, from the exons ATGGAAACCACGGACTCACCTGTTGTCACATCTTTACATCAGAGtgataaaaatgaaatgcaatCTGAAAATAATATAGACAGTATCACAGAGGTGGAAGATCACATGACTCTCCCAAGAATAGAAAGAAGTAAAGAGACAAAGCTGCTAGACACTCTCACAGAAAACAATTCAAACCCCAGATATCTTCCTGTGGACATTCAAAAAGAAGAGGCTGTTGTGTTTGATGTATCAGAAACTGTTAAAGCTCCGGAGGACGGCGGCCATGAAGACTCAGGTGAATTTGTTGTGGCCATGTTAGCTCGAGGAAAACTGGAAGAGCAGGATGTGTGCAAGAGAATTTCGCCCCCAATCTTAGAAACTTCCCTAGAGGCTTCTACTCACTGGGACGAGGATGTGACTGCAGAGACCTGGAGACAGCACCGGAAGCATGTGTTTGTACTGAGTGAGGCTGGGAAGCCCATCTACTCCCGCTATGGCAGTGAAGAAGCCCTCTCCTCCACCATGGGTGTTATGATGGCTCTAGTGTCTTTCATTCAGAGTGGGGACAATGTCATTCGTTCTGTTTACTCAG ATGAGCATACAGTGGTCTTCATGCAGCAGGGGCCTCTGGTGCTTGTCTCTGTCTCTAGCACCCGTCAGTCTGAGCAGCAGCTACGCAATGAACTGCTTTATGTCTATAACCAGATTGTGAGCATGCTCACCCAAGCCAGCATCACCCGCATCTTTGAGCACAAGAAGAACTATGACTTGCGACGCTTGCTAGCTGGCTCAGAGAAGATCCTAGATGGTTTACTAAACCTGGTTGACTTTGACCCTAGTTTCTTGCTCTCAGCTGTGCACTGTCTACCTATTGCCTCTTCATTCAGGGACTCCCTTAGCCAGATACTTCAGAAAGCCATCACTCCCAACCTAGTATTCTCTATCCTCATTGCCAAGAACCAGCTGCTGACCATTGCGCAGGAGAAGATGGTGATTGAGGATGCTAAGCTGGATCCTTCTGACCTTCACCTGCTGCTCAACCTTATTGGTGCCTCGTCTGCATTCCAGGCCGGTGAGATCTGGACCCCGATCTGCCTCCCCAGCTTTAATCCTGACTGTTATTTCTATGCCTACATATCCTACCTGGACCCACCTGAGTGCACTGTGTGCCTGCTGCTGCTCTCCACAGACAATGAGGCGTTTTACGCAGTGGCAGAGTGCAAGAGGAAGATTGAGGAAGCCATGCAGGCCCAAAATGCTCTGACCTCCATTGCCAAAGCTCAGTCGTACAGCGTTAGTCAGGTGGGAGTGTCTGATCTCCGGCACTTTATGTACAAGCCTTTTGATGTTCCAGACAACCACCATCAGCTGACGCAGTTCACCAG CCCAGAGATGGAAGCTCCTTAcgacagtgaggaagagaagatGAGGCTGCTTGACCTTTACAGAGATATGCATGGCCGGATACACAACACTTCACGCCCTCTTAAACTCATCTACCATGTGGGGTTGCGAGAAACCCTGCTGGCCTGG GTCACAACCAAGTTTGAGCTGTATACTTGCTTCAGCCCTCTTGTAACAAAGTCCTGTGCCATCAATGCTATAACAAAACTTCTGCGGTGggtgaagaaggaggaggaccGTCTCTTTATACGATATCCCCCGAAGTACTCAACCACACCCAATGCAAGCAAAAGCTAA
- the cxxc1b gene encoding CXXC-type zinc finger protein 1b isoform X1 has protein sequence MDQLPAMDNEKPPLYCICRKPDINCFMIGCDKCNEWFHGHCINVTEKMAKGIREWYCQQCQEMDPSLELKYRSKKSREKEMEPERVEKRSSAPDFKLDKRRGSKVKRSARMCGECEPCRRTEDCAQCDFCKDMKKFGGPNKIRQKCRLRQCVVRARKMLRVRDEEFFMHERTENRMHRDRRYSDDYNDGEMELYSRYKDQNMPWGSEDEEGPVYSPAQCKKAIKVKHVKRREKKFDKKKESRRHKQKQKHKDRTRHSDRSDGRYTGDLHQCLGPSCIEMARPNSKYCSEDCGMKLAANRIYEILPQRIQQWQQSPCIAEELGRKQLEQIRKEQQAARMRLAEMERRFHELEGIIAKAKQQVVQQDEEVNETESEDTDLQIFCVSCSHPINPKVAMRHMERCYAKYESQTSFGSIFPTRIEGATRLFCDVYNPQSKTYCKRLQVLCPEHSRDPKVPVDEVCGCPLVCNVFEPTGEYCRMSKRKCNRHYCWEKLRRAEVDLERVRVWYKLDELFEQERNVRTAMTNRAGLLALMLHQTIQHDPLTTDLRSNKDR, from the exons ATGGACCAACTGCCAGCAATGGACAACGAGAAACCACCTCTATACTGCATCTGTCGGAAACCAGACATCAACTGTTTCATGAT TGGCTGTGATAAGTGTAACGAGTGGTTCCATGGACATTGCATAAACGTGACTGAGAAAATGGCCAAGGGTATCAGAGAGTGGTATTGCCAGCAGTGTCAGG AAATGGATCCCTCTCTTGAATTAAAATACCGGTCAAAAAAATCACGTGAAAAAGAGATGGAACCAGAGAGAGTTGAGAAACGGTCCAGTGCTCCAGATTTCAAACTGGATAAGCGCCGTGGATCTAAA GTGAAACGTTCTGCACGcatgtgtggtgagtgtgaacCCTGCAGACGTACTGAGGACTGTGCGCAGTGTGACTTCTGCAAGGACATGAAAAAATTTGGGGGTCCAAACAAAATCCGGCAAAAATGTCGACTACGGCAGTGTGTAGTTCGTGCAAGG AAAATGCTGCGTGTTCGAGATGAAGAGTTTTTCATGCATGAGAGGACAGAAAATAGGATGCACCGAGACAGACGATATTcagatgattataatgatggtgAGATGGAGCTGTACTCACGATACAAGGACCAGAATATG CCGTGGGGCAGTGAGGATGAAGAAGGTCCAGTGTACAGCCCTGCCCAATGCAAGAAAGCTATAAAAGTCAAGCATGTTAAGCGGCGTGAAAAGAAATTTGACAAAAAG AAGGAATCTCGCAGGCACAAGCAAAAACAGAAGCATAAAGACCGTACAAGGCACAGTGACAGAAGTGATGGCCGTTACACCGGAGACTTGCATCAGTGCTTGGGACCTAGCTGTATTGAAATGGCACGTCCCAACTCAAAATACTGCTCAGAGGACTGTGGCATGAAGCTAGCAGCCAA TCGGATCTACGAGATTCTTCCACAGCGTATCCAACAGTGGCAGCAGAGTCCATGCATTGCTGAGGAGCTGGGCAGAAAGCAACTGGAGCAGATTCGTAAGGAACAACAGGCTGCTCGCATGCGCCTTGCTGAAATGGAGCGACGCTTTCATGAGCTGGAGGGAATCATCGCTAAAGCCAAGCAGCAAGTGGTTCAGCAGGATGAGGAG GTGAACGAAACGGAGAGTGAGGACACAGATCTCCAAATATTTTGTGTGTCTTGCAGTCACCCCATTAACCCTAAGGTGGCAATGAGACACATGGAGAGGTGCTATGCTAAA TATGAAAGCCAGACATCCTTTGGTTCTATTTTCCCAACACGTATAGAAGG GGCAACAAGACTCTTTTGTGATGTGTATAACCCTCAGAGTAAAACCTACTGCAAGAGGCTTCAAGTTTTATGTCCAGAACATTCCAGAGACCCCAAG GTGCCAGTGGATGAAGTGTGTGGATGTCCTCTAGTATGCAATGTCTTTGAGCCAACAGGAGAGTACTGCAGAATGTCTAAGCGCAAATGCAACAGACACTACTGCTGGGAGAAACTCAGACGAGCAGAAGTAGACCTTGAGCGTGTTCGAGTG tggtACAAGTTAGATGAGCTGTTTGAACAGGAACGTAACGTAAGAACAGCAATGACTAACAGAGCAGGGCTGCTGGCCCTCATGTTGCACCAAACCATTCAGCATGATCCACTGACCACCGATTTACGCAGCAACAAAGACAGATAG
- the cxxc1b gene encoding CXXC-type zinc finger protein 1b isoform X2, whose amino-acid sequence MDQLPAMDNEKPPLYCICRKPDINCFMIGCDKCNEWFHGHCINVTEKMAKGIREWYCQQCQEMDPSLELKYRSKKSREKEMEPERVEKRSSAPDFKLDKRRGSKVKRSARMCGECEPCRRTEDCAQCDFCKDMKKFGGPNKIRQKCRLRQCVVRARKMLRVRDEEFFMHERTENRMHRDRRYSDDYNDGEMELYSRYKDQNMPWGSEDEEGPVYSPAQCKKAIKVKHVKRREKKFDKKESRRHKQKQKHKDRTRHSDRSDGRYTGDLHQCLGPSCIEMARPNSKYCSEDCGMKLAANRIYEILPQRIQQWQQSPCIAEELGRKQLEQIRKEQQAARMRLAEMERRFHELEGIIAKAKQQVVQQDEEVNETESEDTDLQIFCVSCSHPINPKVAMRHMERCYAKYESQTSFGSIFPTRIEGATRLFCDVYNPQSKTYCKRLQVLCPEHSRDPKVPVDEVCGCPLVCNVFEPTGEYCRMSKRKCNRHYCWEKLRRAEVDLERVRVWYKLDELFEQERNVRTAMTNRAGLLALMLHQTIQHDPLTTDLRSNKDR is encoded by the exons ATGGACCAACTGCCAGCAATGGACAACGAGAAACCACCTCTATACTGCATCTGTCGGAAACCAGACATCAACTGTTTCATGAT TGGCTGTGATAAGTGTAACGAGTGGTTCCATGGACATTGCATAAACGTGACTGAGAAAATGGCCAAGGGTATCAGAGAGTGGTATTGCCAGCAGTGTCAGG AAATGGATCCCTCTCTTGAATTAAAATACCGGTCAAAAAAATCACGTGAAAAAGAGATGGAACCAGAGAGAGTTGAGAAACGGTCCAGTGCTCCAGATTTCAAACTGGATAAGCGCCGTGGATCTAAA GTGAAACGTTCTGCACGcatgtgtggtgagtgtgaacCCTGCAGACGTACTGAGGACTGTGCGCAGTGTGACTTCTGCAAGGACATGAAAAAATTTGGGGGTCCAAACAAAATCCGGCAAAAATGTCGACTACGGCAGTGTGTAGTTCGTGCAAGG AAAATGCTGCGTGTTCGAGATGAAGAGTTTTTCATGCATGAGAGGACAGAAAATAGGATGCACCGAGACAGACGATATTcagatgattataatgatggtgAGATGGAGCTGTACTCACGATACAAGGACCAGAATATG CCGTGGGGCAGTGAGGATGAAGAAGGTCCAGTGTACAGCCCTGCCCAATGCAAGAAAGCTATAAAAGTCAAGCATGTTAAGCGGCGTGAAAAGAAATTTGACAAAAAG GAATCTCGCAGGCACAAGCAAAAACAGAAGCATAAAGACCGTACAAGGCACAGTGACAGAAGTGATGGCCGTTACACCGGAGACTTGCATCAGTGCTTGGGACCTAGCTGTATTGAAATGGCACGTCCCAACTCAAAATACTGCTCAGAGGACTGTGGCATGAAGCTAGCAGCCAA TCGGATCTACGAGATTCTTCCACAGCGTATCCAACAGTGGCAGCAGAGTCCATGCATTGCTGAGGAGCTGGGCAGAAAGCAACTGGAGCAGATTCGTAAGGAACAACAGGCTGCTCGCATGCGCCTTGCTGAAATGGAGCGACGCTTTCATGAGCTGGAGGGAATCATCGCTAAAGCCAAGCAGCAAGTGGTTCAGCAGGATGAGGAG GTGAACGAAACGGAGAGTGAGGACACAGATCTCCAAATATTTTGTGTGTCTTGCAGTCACCCCATTAACCCTAAGGTGGCAATGAGACACATGGAGAGGTGCTATGCTAAA TATGAAAGCCAGACATCCTTTGGTTCTATTTTCCCAACACGTATAGAAGG GGCAACAAGACTCTTTTGTGATGTGTATAACCCTCAGAGTAAAACCTACTGCAAGAGGCTTCAAGTTTTATGTCCAGAACATTCCAGAGACCCCAAG GTGCCAGTGGATGAAGTGTGTGGATGTCCTCTAGTATGCAATGTCTTTGAGCCAACAGGAGAGTACTGCAGAATGTCTAAGCGCAAATGCAACAGACACTACTGCTGGGAGAAACTCAGACGAGCAGAAGTAGACCTTGAGCGTGTTCGAGTG tggtACAAGTTAGATGAGCTGTTTGAACAGGAACGTAACGTAAGAACAGCAATGACTAACAGAGCAGGGCTGCTGGCCCTCATGTTGCACCAAACCATTCAGCATGATCCACTGACCACCGATTTACGCAGCAACAAAGACAGATAG